A region from the Bubalus kerabau isolate K-KA32 ecotype Philippines breed swamp buffalo chromosome 23, PCC_UOA_SB_1v2, whole genome shotgun sequence genome encodes:
- the MSLN gene encoding mesothelin isoform X1 produces MALQTTPPRLGSWGTPAHGSLLLLLLCLGWVLPSRAQAADVGLALLTSSLQRTSWDLSWQQPELTVLLPRARRGTEKKACPPGREAQVVDENLFFYEEWELEACVDGALLATQMRQVNLIPFTYQQLHIFKRKLDEFYPQGYPQSLIEHLSYFFLYVTPADIHKWNVTSLDTVKSLLKVSQGRGVDAQVAALIARYVGGGGQLDKAALDTLATFRPAYLCFLRPEQLGSVQLSVLWMTTPQDLDACSPPQMAVLYHKARMAFQNVSGSEYFTRIKPFLGGASTEDLRVFTSQNISIDVAAFKKLTTEAVLRPPREAPTASDKGLDPCSL; encoded by the exons ATGGCCTTGCAGACCACTCCGCCCCGCCTGGGGTCCTGGGGGACCCCCGCCCATGGCAGCCTCCTGCTCCTGCTTCTCTGCCTTG GTTGGGTTCTACCTTCCAGGGCCCAGGCTGCAGACGTGGGACTG GCTCTCCTGACCTCAAGTTTGCAGCGCACATCCTGGGACCTGTCCTGGCAGCAGCCTGAGCTGACCGTCCTCCTCCCGAGGGCCCGGCGGGGCACAGAGA AGAAGGCCTGCCCCCCCGGGCGGGAGGCCCAAGTGGTGGATGAGAACCTCTTCTTCTATGAGGAGTGGGAGCTGGAGGCCTGTGTGGACGGGGCCCTGCTGGCCACGCAGATGAGACAAGTGAACCTGATTCCCTTCACCTACCAGCAGCTGCACATTTTCAAGCGCAAACTGGATGAG TTCTACCCGCAGGGGTATCCCCAGTCCCTGATCGAGCACCTGAGTTACTTCTTCCTTTACGTCACCCCTGCGGACATCCACAAGTGGAATGTGACTTCCCTGGACACTGTGAAATCTCTGCTCAAAGTCAGCCAAGGGcgtggggtagatgctcag GTGGCTGCCCTGATTGCCCGCTATGTAGGGGGAGGAGGCCAGCTGGATAAGGCCGCCCTGGACACCCTGGCCACCTTCCGCCCTGCCTACCTGTGCTTCCTCCGCCCTGAGCAGCTGGGCTCCGTGCAGCTCAGCGTGCTTTG GATGACCACACCCCAGGACCTGGACGCGTGTAGCCCACCGCAGATGGCTGTCCTCTACCACAAGGCCCGCATGGCCTTCCAGAACGTCAGCGGGTCTGAATACTTCACAAGGATCAAGCCCTTCCTGG GTGGGGCCTCCACGGAAGACCTGCGGGTTTTTACTTCGCAGAACATCAGTATAGACGTGGCGGCATTCAAGAAACTGACAACAGAGGCGGTGCTG AGGCCTCCTCGGGAGGCCCCCACCGCCTCGGACAAGGGCCTGGACCCGTGCTCACTGTGA
- the MSLN gene encoding mesothelin isoform X2, whose translation MALQTTPPRLGSWGTPAHGSLLLLLLCLGWVLPSRAQAADVGLALLTSSLQRTSWDLSWQQPELTVLLPRARRGTEKKACPPGREAQVVDENLFFYEEWELEACVDGALLATQMRQVNLIPFTYQQLHIFKRKLDEFYPQGYPQSLIEHLSYFFLYVTPADIHKWNVTSLDTVKSLLKVSQGRGVDAQVAALIARYVGGGGQLDKAALDTLATFRPAYLCFLRPEQLGSVQLSVLWMTTPQDLDACSPPQMAVLYHKARMAFQNVSGSEYFTRIKPFLGGASTEDLRVFTSQNISIDVAAFKKLTTEAVLSLTVAEVQKLLGPNLVGLKAEAGNMFLRDWISRQSQEDLDRLGLGLVGGVPNGYLVLDLRGREASSGGPHRLGQGPGPVLTVTASLLLVSVLS comes from the exons ATGGCCTTGCAGACCACTCCGCCCCGCCTGGGGTCCTGGGGGACCCCCGCCCATGGCAGCCTCCTGCTCCTGCTTCTCTGCCTTG GTTGGGTTCTACCTTCCAGGGCCCAGGCTGCAGACGTGGGACTG GCTCTCCTGACCTCAAGTTTGCAGCGCACATCCTGGGACCTGTCCTGGCAGCAGCCTGAGCTGACCGTCCTCCTCCCGAGGGCCCGGCGGGGCACAGAGA AGAAGGCCTGCCCCCCCGGGCGGGAGGCCCAAGTGGTGGATGAGAACCTCTTCTTCTATGAGGAGTGGGAGCTGGAGGCCTGTGTGGACGGGGCCCTGCTGGCCACGCAGATGAGACAAGTGAACCTGATTCCCTTCACCTACCAGCAGCTGCACATTTTCAAGCGCAAACTGGATGAG TTCTACCCGCAGGGGTATCCCCAGTCCCTGATCGAGCACCTGAGTTACTTCTTCCTTTACGTCACCCCTGCGGACATCCACAAGTGGAATGTGACTTCCCTGGACACTGTGAAATCTCTGCTCAAAGTCAGCCAAGGGcgtggggtagatgctcag GTGGCTGCCCTGATTGCCCGCTATGTAGGGGGAGGAGGCCAGCTGGATAAGGCCGCCCTGGACACCCTGGCCACCTTCCGCCCTGCCTACCTGTGCTTCCTCCGCCCTGAGCAGCTGGGCTCCGTGCAGCTCAGCGTGCTTTG GATGACCACACCCCAGGACCTGGACGCGTGTAGCCCACCGCAGATGGCTGTCCTCTACCACAAGGCCCGCATGGCCTTCCAGAACGTCAGCGGGTCTGAATACTTCACAAGGATCAAGCCCTTCCTGG GTGGGGCCTCCACGGAAGACCTGCGGGTTTTTACTTCGCAGAACATCAGTATAGACGTGGCGGCATTCAAGAAACTGACAACAGAGGCGGTGCTG TCGCTAACCGTGGCCGAGGTGCAGAAACTTCTGGGCCCAAACCTGGTGGGCCTGAAGGCTGAGGCGGGGAACATGTTCCTGCGGGACTGGATCTCCCGGCAGTCGCAGGAGGACCTGgacaggctggggctggggctcgTCGGCGGCGTCCCCAACGGCTACCTGGTCCTGGACCTCCGCGGCCGAG AGGCCTCCTCGGGAGGCCCCCACCGCCTCGGACAAGGGCCTGGACCCGTGCTCACTGTGACCGCAAGTCTGCTCCTGGTCTCGGTCCTGAGCTGA
- the LOC129638139 gene encoding mesothelin-like protein translates to MWGVYLPIFFVQSPEARRTTCRHHTAMGPRAGALVSPGLALLVSLTAHCSHPQAEGASQGGLDASRADLWASASASLLQGFWCQPASQLSRDQLAALIRRMATQHVLLRAWQLSCLANLAARQGLQGDFELHPPDLLLFYNLTQVKEADCRAFIRRAAQGDTELLANLPNQRTALRHRALVCLGGPQPRLNASDLLLLGVLVCDMDASSIVAAGPHVLQNLQHCPRLTAAQQAALNRLLASGRTVLGLPGSWNLEGLRALGRLASYISPRLWMQVQEAVGLDFFRSTVAACRAGQLRQRDARRFVTSFLEAKSKAVSSPSKRDTGRPCVRGSITAATLHDDLFLMRYDCGQLESCLGSSVLRANLDPLLQHPLPAECQQVVKAKLARVYPGGVPEEQLRLIPSLLYLYSLSEIGQWHITSKDTVVTLLAPDGALENQTEAILQKFLDHNGTVTAALLVAIGGSRLCWMSPRQIQDIRPSEFRLAGALDISSCPQTRKNVLFDKAREAFASASTSDTYYRFMRPYLGGAPVEELRHLAQANVSMDIDTFTNLNPRVLQSLTVGNVTTLLGPNVGDLQKARSHPIISSWLRSLNRSALSELGLDTDATSPTSSAHSTTGTPSTTLWTRHQAPTSEGPGSTAPSSGTLHPPSPWAPLGYLPLAVALPAGLLWLLYGGTPRPSWEHLQGICGMVEDLTAPAPHAEQGLACGAGRLPRPRRRPQGTWPHPPS, encoded by the exons ATGTGGGGTGTTTACCTCCCCATCTTCTTCGTGCAGAGCCCAGAGGCCCGCAG GACGACCTGTCGGCACCACACAGCCATGGGCCCCAGAGCAG GTGCCCTGGTGAGCCCGGGCCTCGCCCTCCTGGTGTCACTCACTGCCCACTGCTCTCACCCCCAGGCCGAGGGCGCCTCCCAGGGAGGCCTGGATGCCAGCAGGGCTGACCTGTGGGCCAG TGCCAGCGCCTCCCTCCTGCAAGGTTTCTGGTGCCAGCCGGCAAGCCAGCTGTCCCGCGACCAACTTGCAGCTCTCATCAGGAGGATGGCAACACAACACGTCCTCCTCAGAGCCTGGCAG CTCAGCTGCCTGGCCAACCTGGCCGCCCGACAAGGCCTCCAGGGCGACTTCGAGCTCCACCCCCCCGACCTGCTGCTCTTCTATAA CCTGACGCAGGTAAAGGAAGCAGACTGCCGGGCCTTCATCCGCCGCGCCGCCCAGGGAGACACAGAGTTGCTGGCCAATCTGCCCAACCAGAGGACTGCCCTGCGGCACAGGGCCCTGGTCTGCCTG GGAGGGCCCCAGCCAAGGCTCAACGCCTCCGACCTGCTGCTCCTCGGGGTCCTGGTGTGTGACATGGACGCTTCCAGCATCGTGGCAGCAGGCCCCCATGTGCTGCAGAATCTGCAGCACTGTCCCCGGCTCACAGCTGCCCAGCAGGCTGCCCTCAACAGGCTGCTGGCCAGTGGCAGGACCGTCCTCGG gctccccggctCCTGGAATCTGGAGGGGCTGCGGGCTCTGGGACGCCTGGCATCATACATAAGCCCCAGGCTGTGGATGCAGGTGCAGGAG GCCGTGGGCCTGGACTTCTTCCGCAGCACAGTGGCCGCGTGCCGCGCAGGGCAGCTCAGGCAGCGTGATGCCAGGCGCTTTGTCACGAGCTTCCTCGAGGCCAAGTCCAAGGCGGTGTCCTCACCGTCCAAGCGGGACACAG GGAGACCCTGCGTCCGTGGCAGCATCACTGCGGCCACCCTGCACGATGACCTCTTCCTGATGCGCTATGACTGCGGGCAGCTCGAGTCCTGCCTGGGCAGCAGCGTGCTCAGGGCCAACCTGGACCCCCTGCTGCAGCACCCGCTGCCTGCCGAGTGCCAGCAAGTCGTCAAAGCTAAGCTAGCTAGG GTCTACCCGGGCGGAGTCCCTGAGGAGCAGCTGCGGCTCATCCCCTCGCTGCTCTACCTCTACTCCCTCTCGGAGATCGGCCAGTGGCATATCACGTCCAAGGACACGGTCGTGACCCTGTTGGCTCCAGACGGGGCCCTGGAGAACCAGACCGAG GCCATCCTGCAGAAGTTCCTGGACCACAATGGCACCGTCACTGCTGCGCTGCTCGTGGCCATTGGGGGCTCTCGCCTCTGCTGGATGAGCCCCCGGCAGATCCAGGACATCCGGCCCTCAGAGTTCCG gctggcCGGGGCCCTGgacatctcctcctgccctcagacccGCAAGAACGTGCTCTTTGACAAGGCCCGGGAGGCCTTCGCCAGCGCCAGCACCTCGGACACCTACTACCGCTTCATGCGCCCCTACCTCG GCGGTGCCCCGGTGGAGGAGCTGCGGCACTTGGCCCAGGCTAACGTCTCCATGGACATCGACACCTTCACCAACCTGAACCCCCGAGTGCTGCAG AGCCTGACCGTGGGCAACGTGACGACGCTGCTGGGTCCGAATGTGGGGGACCTGCAGAAGGCTCGGAGCCACCCCATCATCAGCTCCTGGCTCCGTAGCCTCAATCGGTCAGCCCTGAGCGAGCTGGGCCTGGACACGGACGCCACCAGCCCCACCAGCTCTGCCCACTCGACCACTGGGACGCCCAGCACCACCCTCTGGACGCGCCATCAAGCCCCCACCTCAGAAGGGCCTGGGAGCACCGCCCCCAGCTCGGGTACCCTGCACCCACCCTCCCCCTGGG cccccCTGGGGTACCTGCCACTGGCTGTGGCCCTGCCCGCAGgcctcctgtggctgctgtatGGGGGCACCCCAAGGCCCAGCTGGGAGCACCTGCAGGGCATCTGCGGCATGGTGGAGGACCTCACTGCCCCAGCTCCACATGCAGAACAGGGGTTGGCATGTGGAGCTGGACGCCTGCCTAGACCAAGACGCAGGCCCCAGGGGACCTGGCCACATCCCCCATCCTAG
- the RPUSD1 gene encoding RNA pseudouridylate synthase domain-containing protein 1 isoform X1: MEPGSVENLCVVYRSHDFLVVNKHWDVRIDSKAWRETLTLQKQLRHRFPELADPDTYYGFRFCHQLDFSTSGALCVALNKAAAGSAYRCFKDRRVTKAYLALVRGHVQESRMTISYAIGKNSTEGRTHTMCIEGTQGCENPKPSLTELVVLEHGLYAGDPVSKVLLQPLTGRTHQLRVHCSALGHPIVGDLTYGQALGQEDQPFRMMLHAFYLRIPTSTECVEACTPDPFVPSLDACWSPHTLLQPLDELVQVLRAAPDPDPSEGGPGPCSPCTPLPGPGRPPPPPETDVQRASCLQWLSEWTLEPDN, from the exons ATGGAGCCAGGCAGTGTGGAGAATCTGTGTGTCGTGTACCGGAGCCATGACTTCCTGGTGGTGAACAAGCACTGGGACGTACGCATCGACAGCAAAGCCTGGCGGGAAACGCTGACCCTCCAGAAGCAGCTGCGGCACCGCTTCCCAGAGCTGGCTGACCCAGACACCTACTACGGGTTCAG GTTCTGCCACCAACTGGACTTCTCCACCAGCGGGGCACTCTGTGTGGCTTTGAACAAGGCGGCTGCAGGCAGTGCATACAGGTGCTTCAAGGACCGGCGAGTCACCAAGGCTTATCTGGCTCTG GTGCGGGGGCACGTCCAGGAGAGCCGGATGACCATCAGCTACGCCATCGGCAAGAACAGCACAGAAGGCCGGACCCACACCATGTGCATTGAAGGCACACAGG GTTGTGAGAACCCAAAACCAAGCCTCACAGAGCTGGTGGTCCTGGAACACGGGCTGTATGCAGGTGACCCAGTCTCCAAAGTGCTGCTGCAGCCCCTCACAG GCCGGACGCACCAGCTACGCGTGCACTGCAGCGCCCTTGGCCACCCCATCGTGGGGGACCTGACCTATGGCCAGGCCTTGGGCCAGGAGGACCAGCCATTCCGTATGATGCTGCACGCCTTCTACCTCCGCATCCCCACGAGCACCGAGTGCGTGGAGGCCTGTACGCCCGACCCCTTTGTGCCCTCCCTCGACGCCTGCTGGAGCCCTCATACCCTGCTGCAGCCACTGGACGAGCTCGTCCAGGTCCTGCGGGCCGCCCCAGACCCTGACCCCTCAGAAGGAGGCCCCGGGCCCTGCAGCCCCTGCACGCCCCTACCTGGGCCAGGCCGGCCCCCACCACCCCCCGAGACAGACGTGCAGCGGGCCTCCTGCTTGCAGTGGCTATCAGAGTGGACGCTGGAGCCAGACAACTGA
- the RPUSD1 gene encoding RNA pseudouridylate synthase domain-containing protein 1 isoform X2: MEPGSVENLCVVYRSHDFLVVNKHWDVRIDSKAWRETLTLQKQLRHRFPELADPDTYYGFRFCHQLDFSTSGALCVALNKAAAGSAYRCFKDRRVTKAYLALVRGHVQESRMTISYAIGKNSTEGRTHTMCIEGTQGRTHQLRVHCSALGHPIVGDLTYGQALGQEDQPFRMMLHAFYLRIPTSTECVEACTPDPFVPSLDACWSPHTLLQPLDELVQVLRAAPDPDPSEGGPGPCSPCTPLPGPGRPPPPPETDVQRASCLQWLSEWTLEPDN; this comes from the exons ATGGAGCCAGGCAGTGTGGAGAATCTGTGTGTCGTGTACCGGAGCCATGACTTCCTGGTGGTGAACAAGCACTGGGACGTACGCATCGACAGCAAAGCCTGGCGGGAAACGCTGACCCTCCAGAAGCAGCTGCGGCACCGCTTCCCAGAGCTGGCTGACCCAGACACCTACTACGGGTTCAG GTTCTGCCACCAACTGGACTTCTCCACCAGCGGGGCACTCTGTGTGGCTTTGAACAAGGCGGCTGCAGGCAGTGCATACAGGTGCTTCAAGGACCGGCGAGTCACCAAGGCTTATCTGGCTCTG GTGCGGGGGCACGTCCAGGAGAGCCGGATGACCATCAGCTACGCCATCGGCAAGAACAGCACAGAAGGCCGGACCCACACCATGTGCATTGAAGGCACACAGG GCCGGACGCACCAGCTACGCGTGCACTGCAGCGCCCTTGGCCACCCCATCGTGGGGGACCTGACCTATGGCCAGGCCTTGGGCCAGGAGGACCAGCCATTCCGTATGATGCTGCACGCCTTCTACCTCCGCATCCCCACGAGCACCGAGTGCGTGGAGGCCTGTACGCCCGACCCCTTTGTGCCCTCCCTCGACGCCTGCTGGAGCCCTCATACCCTGCTGCAGCCACTGGACGAGCTCGTCCAGGTCCTGCGGGCCGCCCCAGACCCTGACCCCTCAGAAGGAGGCCCCGGGCCCTGCAGCCCCTGCACGCCCCTACCTGGGCCAGGCCGGCCCCCACCACCCCCCGAGACAGACGTGCAGCGGGCCTCCTGCTTGCAGTGGCTATCAGAGTGGACGCTGGAGCCAGACAACTGA